The DNA region ACTCAGAATGGCTTATTGAACGTCTAAGAATTTCATTGATCGTTAATCTCTGCAATGAAATACACTTTAAACTGCATGAATACCGCGTGAGATGCATGATTGAAGatgtgaaattgtttttttacagttattgaaaaattgataatctaCAAATGATGCTTATTTATCCTCTGCAGGTAGCGACGACACAGCTTTCGAAGCTCGTGATCTCGAGGCTGACTACAGAACGACGACGATTAGGACATCCAGTATTCCACAAGGTACTTAGAACACCGCAAACTGTTATAGCTTTGACAAAAAACCAGTTCCGTCGATATTTAGCATAAACGCGTGTATAACCCACATCTAAAAACTATCCGAACTCCTACGCGACAAATTTAGACAGCTCCTTCGGAAGAGGCAAGCATttataagaaaacaaaaatactctTTGGCGCGTGCgcgctttatatatatataatatatatatatacgtatgtataaactATAcgaataggtatatatatatcgctcGTTGTTGGACCATGTGCGTTTGCTCAACGCTTCGGATTTGCTCTTtggttttttattaaattcgttttttattctttattcgataaattttatttttctaattaggGAAAGTTTAATCTCGCAATTATTTGACGTTTTTTACACCGTTCTTCATCTATTTATTATCCATTTTATAGACACAGAAAACGATGTTGGCGACAGGGACTTTGACACAGATTACGAATTCATTTTGAAACGACTCACCAAACTTGAGAAGGTACGATAATCAATTCTTATTACCAATCGCTAAAAAAACCTTGAATTGCGACCCAAGCTTCTGCATTTTTTAATCAGTCTTCATACACGAATTGTTTTTTggggaatttttgtttttaaattaaccGTAATAATTTGTATAAGTATTAGAAACACAAATTGACGGATTTCCGTTTTTGCCCATCAGCAGTCGACGATATTTGTGTAATACACATTAAAAAAGCATAATTTTCCAGGATAAATAATTCggttataattgaaataaattaattcaaaaaatttcataaatccCTTTACAATGAAACGTGATCTGGAAATCGTGGGGGATACTTGATCTTagcaacgaaaaaaatgtacaatttatGCAGTATTCGATATGTATATTTTCGGCTCGATGGACAAAAATAAATCGGACTATTTAAAGACACTAGCGTATATGTATTCTCAAATAAAAACTTAAAATTGGTTCAATATTTCCTTTCAAGGCTGCATGAAATAGTTTCAACTGTAatcagaatttttcgaaaccgaAAGTTAGTACAGTTACAGAAATCGTCTGTAAATTGAAAGTATTCAGCATCGTGCAATTACCTTTGAAACTTGTGATTAAATATCCTTTCGGCtcgaacaataattttttatgcaaactAAAATGATGGCGAAAgtcattgaaaaatgatcttACAACCAACTAAGTCTCAGGAACTGAGAATTTAACCCGTGAGTCATCTCATCGCCTTTGGCTTACTGATCTTAAGGGGATGGTATACTtagtctttaccgaccgagtacgAGGTCACTTATTTCCCTTATTATCAGAGCCTAACATCACTAATGTAAATATGCCGCAGGTAACATAATTTCTGATCCAATGCTTAAAACATTATCCAAAATGTCTTATTTTACATGCAAACAAATTTACATGCATAACACCATGAAATGTATTACTACAAATAGTGGTAACTCAAATAGAAGAATACATTTTCTGACATTATATTTGCGaagaagaaactttttttggaTATTTGTGTCCGGCATTGCGTACAGAATTGCTCTGACAGCGACTTTTTCTAATCAACTATGCACGAGCTCTGATTGTAGTGAAAAAGTGACGATTTACTCGGCCGGTAAAAACTGACTATAGCATTCTCTTAAGGTAAAGAAGAACAGAAACCCAACCATTTTTCCATTGATTCCAGCATCTTCTAATCGTGTTCCTCGGACAATCACCCGATATTTCTCTCCACACAGTTTGTGGTATACACCTAATTATCCACCTTGGAACATGTGTTTCACATacgttatatattatttatcttgacaattttatgtgattttccaTTACCCACGTGCTGAGGAGACCTATAATACtgacaataaattttaacaCCTTCACATTTAGCTAGTTTCCCGGAGTAAACGGCGAGACGCTGGGGCAACGGAGATGAGTGCCAAAATAAATCTTGCTATGGAAAACATGGGGGATGTAAAGAGGGCCGTTGAAAGCCTGGTAAGTAACGAGTAGATCGTGTTAAGTGCTCCCGGTTTTCtcacagaaaaaataaaaaatttacggagAAAGTACATACATCGATTCTCCTACATTTCACCGCAAATCTATAATTAACTATTTCGCCAGCAGTCTCGATGCAAGTGAGACAGCTGAACTGATGCTAGATTTGTTAACCGTATTTATTATTAGAACcaataatcaattattaatatacCGGAAACCGTGTGCACGCATTAGAATCTAAATCATCTGAAGACGCCATTTGGTGTGAGAAAATATGAGGCATTGAAAACaccatatttaattataaaattcaaatgttgccgtttttttctctccacatTAAATTATCGTAATGAAATAGCTGTACAATAGCTTGCACGGAGTTAATTGCGCCCTTGCAATCGTGTAATCCACATGACACGATCAGCTGATTGATCTTTCCAGCGCCATATTGCTCATTTCTCGGAACAGGATGATGATTCACTGATAACTTCAAAAACAAACATTCCACATGATCTGTAAATCTGAAAAGCTGGtaatgaaattgatgaaatgatTTGTTAAATATAACGAAGTCGATGTAATGGGCCCAAATTATCTCGTGGTTTACTTATTCCTTCGTTGAGTGAATGATTAATGGATCCCGTGAATCCATAGTAAAGGAATCCAATAAATCGTGTTTGTTACTTTGCGGTAACAAGCTTGTTAACcgtattcatgaattttttactgtaTAAAACTGTATATAATACGAAAACACAGGGGAAGTCGATGACATGTATATACTTGAATTGTAAGCGAATAGTCGTGAAACCGTATCGGGTCGGTGAGTGTATTTATATTGAGTGAGAGACACTTGGCCTCGATCCAAGTTTTAAATTAATAGAACACTGCTAATTGTTTTCGTGTAAAATGATTGTTCGCGATTTAGAACCCTACACGAATCCCTGTGATCAGTGAACCTAGAAGAATTCTAACGGAGGCAACGATGATATTTGTTTCAGCGGCTCATGCAGCAAGAAATATACGAGCTGCGAAACAGGTTGACTAGTTTTGAACGAGAGTCAAGAAAGATAGAACACATCGCGAATCGCGTAACAGACCTTGAGTCCAGGTTCAGGATAAACTGTGGAGCTTTCGACGGTAATATGATGTTctgccaaaaatttcgacgctaaacatttttctatttagTGCTATATCATTACTATTAatattgttgtattttttctgTAGGAAATGGTAGAAGAATTTGTTGAAGAGATAAAGATCAACGCGTGGAAATCGCACCACGacctatattttttacaacgcTTTCGTGGATACATTACGCTATTATATCCAATGCATATGACAttgcaaaagttttcaaataatattttcgcgACCTCCGATCGTGAGATTATGCAATTCCTCACGACTTTTTGCACTTAAGTCAATCCCAGTTTCGACATCTCACTTTCATTCTAAAAcctatttaaaagaaaatcagcGAAAGAATTGGAATTGTTTAAGCAAACGTGTTTTGTCGTCTAATTTTGATACGTGAACATATTAAGAAAAACAACCAGCGAGTGAAAGTTGGTAAAATTAAgtagaagaataaataaccGGAATGAAATACGACCAAATATTAAGACTATCGATTTTTTACTCTTAATGTTTGTGACACTTTTGGATCGATGATTTGATGAACTGTTATTTCTTTCTAGGGGTTATCAATACCATTATGgtaatatttgaattgttttcTTGCGTGTGTATATCGAGGCAGAAAATGAATCCACGCCGGATTTAACGTAAACAGATTATTGAGGTGAGCCAGTAGCGACGTAATCTTTAAGAGGTCAGTTATAACCCCGTcagtttcgttgaaaaaaaaataccaccTCATGTCAATAAATATGAGCAATAATAgatgtgaaatgaaattctcatCTCATCTTATAATACTAATATTGCGTGAAAGAAAATGCGTACTACTTGTTGTTTTATTgtactttttaattttaattttgatacTGTAGTATTACtgatttttatacaaacacatgtagtttttttttttttttcttgtaataatGCAAATCATGGTAAAAAATGTACTGTTTATTCTAGTTTTTGATAtcgtgtaataatatttctaataAGAAATCAATATAACAAATatctaaataatttttttagtttagtATTCTCAAATACTTGAtggctgaaaatttgaatcaatttttaggATTGTAACAGGGTTCATACACTTTTTGAAATCGAAGATTCTTTTCAGGTACGTATTTTTTCATGAGGATCGAATTCCTGCAGGAAGTTGGAGAATATTATACCGCTCAATATtggcaattttgaaaagtaacaATACTATCAATATCCCCCAATAGATAACTTACTATCTATTCACTTTTTACGAAtggatatattatatttttcctcaaattcCCATAAAAGTAACACCATATTTCATATTGAGCTGTAAAAATGATCCAATTCCTTACAAGGATGAAATTTCCTGATTGTTCTTAGTTTTACAGATTTTCTCGATGCGTATCAACCCTGAGTAAGTTTCAAACTGCAATTCATTGAATCATGTAGCTTTACAAACCCTTCGAAAGATAGGCATAAATAATATTGAGACAAATCTTGGTATACTATCTGTATtgctaaaaaataatattttttcagcttttttttttgtacagttTCGAGTTGATTCGTTTTTTGAATCGGTTCAATTGTCCCCACAAGATCCAGCAACAATAATAGTATACTGCTTAAGTctataattcaattatttctttccctTGTTTCGtggttttttagttttcttctTGGTTTGTTTCGTCGGTGCATTCTTTCCCTTAGTTCTGGCGTGCTTGTGCTTGGTAATTTTACGCCTGCTCATCCATACCGGGTAGTTTCCATGCTGATCACGCATTGTTCTTTTATTAAACACTCGGGCACCTTCCACTTCCATTGTGTCTTCAGCAGTTTCGGTTTTCTGTTTCTCCTTGGCAGCagccttttcttttatttcctttGCGTCTGTCACTGTTGAAtttgagaatatatttttagtttCGCAACAAATTCACTAGCTAAAATACAGGTTaagaagtaaatgaaaaattctgagTTGCAGTTGTTCCGTAGCATTTGAATGAAAACTCAAGTTCTCAATTTGTAAACCACGTACAATTGAAGTTAAAAATCTTTCGAAGCTCtgaatgataaaattctcagaagaatataaatataaggtTTATTTACCGGTAGCGATCTCTTGAATCTCGCTCATCTCAGCATCCACAGGGGCATTCTCGTCGATGCCAAGGGTCTTCTTTAGTCTAGCGAGCTCTTTTTCTCCATATCGTACTCGCTTGACAGCTCGACACTTTCTCCTCCACTTGCTACGCAGTGATTTGGCCATGATTTTGTGTTTTTAATACCTGCAAGTTTATCCATGTTTACAGGTTGTTCTAAACAATTTGAATCGACCTAATACAGTGGTCCAACGCTTGAGTTATTGCGTGTTGAGAGATCTAACCTCAAATTCAGACCACGCGCCGTCTTACAAGCACAACGCCTAACAAAATTCCTGACAAAATTATGCCTaacttattatttatatatgtaaggGCCAAAAATGTAATGTGAATGATAAATCGAGAAAATAACGATACTAACCTCCTGGAAACTACGCCGCAATTTGCTATTCTTATTACCTCGTGTTGATCCCGTTTCAACCACGATGAAAGTGGTCAGCTAAGTGAGTCAACTCTACAATGTAAGAAGACTCCTCCACGTTCATATCAAGGCGCAGCTGTGACGTCATAGCGTAAGTCGTCAAAATGGCGGTATAAATACGCGCAGTCGCATGTGATCGCATTGGATAGCTAATTCTAACCAGAatcattttttccacattCGACACTATTAAATCAATCGCTCATCACCCTTGGTCCATAgtaatgctttttttttaaaagctaTGAGCAATAAAGAACTTTCCATCTATTCAGTAGCGTCTCTACCGGGAGAATCTGCAACGAATTTTGGAATCGTTACTGGAATACCCTTCATCACCGAAAAACGAGTGGAGTTGCGTATCTCTTGTATCTCTTCTTCCATGATCTGTAGACAAGCACGCTGTACATTCGACATAACTAACAGGATTGATCCAAATGTTGTGCGCACGTGTCTGCTCCTGCGCAAAAGGGACTCATTTTACGCGGCGGATTTACGAAACGTCGCATCGAACCGTCAAGTCGCGGATTCAGTTTTGGGATATCGAAATATTGAAGAAGAGCGAAGGGAAAATTCTCTGACGTAAGCGTACGGGGAAAAACCACAGTTAACCTTGTTAGCTTTTATATCGGAGGTGTCAGCGGGTTTCAGTTATTGAACCagcaaaaagtttttcataacGCTTGCAAACGTAATTTATTCGTTACTGAAATTATTGTTCGAATAGGTTTTTACTGAAtagttgtttttgttttacgtCATGAACGTTATTGAGACAATCCCCAGAACCATTGATGAGTATGGCAAAAATAGTTTCTTTCacgtttgaaaatgtttttaacaGTATTTAATTTACAAAAGTATTAGGATCGAGCGTAAattgtcaacatttttttccttgttctTTTATGAGAACCGGGATGAATCAAAGTTGAGTAAATTCTCAGTACTCATTGAACCATATCTTCggattcaattttctcatgATAATGAGTTACGGATCTGCATTTAATATCTATTAAGTATTACAAGTCTATTAAATGCAAATTGAGATACATTTATCAATCAACTATTTGATACCGATATGTCTCATGGTAACAGACAAAACTGATTGATCCAAACACAAGTGAGTCACTTTGTTGATACTTCAATTATTAGTTTCTGGAGTCTTTGACGTGTTGAAGCAAGATCCAAGATCCCATTCAGGgtacaatattaaaa from Diprion similis isolate iyDipSimi1 chromosome 3, iyDipSimi1.1, whole genome shotgun sequence includes:
- the LOC124404915 gene encoding protein LLP homolog gives rise to the protein MAKSLRSKWRRKCRAVKRVRYGEKELARLKKTLGIDENAPVDAEMSEIQEIATVTDAKEIKEKAAAKEKQKTETAEDTMEVEGARVFNKRTMRDQHGNYPVWMSRRKITKHKHARTKGKNAPTKQTKKKTKKPRNKGKK